In Vibrio bathopelagicus, one DNA window encodes the following:
- a CDS encoding MATE family efflux transporter, with product MLSTYRHLDKEFWQKLLHIGLPVSLQTMLFSLLGVVDIFMVNQLGDSATAAVGVGNRIFFFNLIMVSGISGAVSVLASQYFGAGDFNGIRRTLAQSWALSIFAIIPFVFIYTLVPESVVSVVASDPDYVRLATDYLWITGASLIGTAVVVPLESALRSVGEAKLPTKISIWAIVVNAILNALLIFGLFGFPELGVVGAAIGTTISRFFQTIALLIMAKKHYTHLFPTLSNWRDAILPKHRKKYFTIAIPMLVHDTAWAGGILIYNVIVGQMGVGELAIISLLSPVESILISAFIGFAVAASIILGNEIGAKNYQRVENTAWGYVLVSCGLAALLALLCWFSKPAIIYMIGLTHLELKDTAVNVTLVMALGMILRVFNMVGIGGVLKSGGDINYSIFIDLFGQWAIGIPLAYFTALVLGWSLEWVLMIVLLEELAKIILTSQRIQSKKWINNLIEEPEHIPI from the coding sequence ATGCTCTCGACATATCGTCATTTAGACAAAGAATTTTGGCAAAAATTATTGCACATTGGTTTACCAGTCTCATTGCAAACCATGTTGTTTTCACTGCTTGGCGTGGTCGATATTTTTATGGTCAATCAGCTTGGTGATTCTGCAACCGCCGCGGTTGGCGTTGGCAACCGTATCTTCTTCTTCAACTTGATCATGGTGTCGGGGATTAGTGGAGCCGTGAGCGTGCTAGCTTCGCAATATTTTGGCGCGGGAGATTTCAACGGAATTCGACGCACACTAGCGCAATCATGGGCACTGTCGATCTTTGCCATCATCCCCTTTGTATTCATCTATACATTGGTTCCTGAATCAGTGGTGTCTGTGGTGGCCTCAGACCCTGATTACGTCCGATTGGCAACGGATTACCTTTGGATAACAGGAGCCAGCCTTATTGGTACCGCCGTAGTTGTGCCGCTAGAAAGTGCACTGCGATCGGTCGGCGAAGCTAAGCTACCAACCAAAATCAGTATTTGGGCGATCGTCGTCAATGCGATTCTCAATGCATTGCTTATCTTCGGCTTATTCGGCTTTCCAGAGCTAGGTGTTGTTGGCGCGGCGATTGGCACCACAATTTCTCGATTCTTTCAAACGATTGCCCTGCTTATCATGGCGAAGAAACACTATACGCATCTATTCCCAACATTAAGCAATTGGCGAGATGCGATATTACCGAAGCATAGAAAGAAGTACTTTACGATAGCCATACCTATGTTGGTTCATGACACGGCTTGGGCGGGTGGAATACTGATTTATAACGTTATTGTTGGTCAGATGGGCGTTGGCGAGCTTGCGATAATCTCATTATTATCGCCGGTAGAAAGCATCTTGATCTCGGCGTTCATAGGGTTTGCAGTCGCGGCTTCGATCATTTTAGGCAACGAGATCGGCGCGAAGAACTATCAACGTGTTGAAAACACCGCTTGGGGGTATGTCTTGGTCAGCTGTGGGCTTGCGGCTCTGTTAGCCTTGTTGTGCTGGTTTTCTAAACCCGCGATCATATACATGATTGGTCTTACTCACTTAGAGCTTAAAGACACAGCAGTTAACGTTACCTTAGTAATGGCACTCGGCATGATACTAAGAGTCTTCAATATGGTTGGCATTGGTGGTGTGTTGAAAAGCGGTGGAGACATCAACTACAGCATCTTCATCGACCTATTTGGCCAGTGGGCAATTGGAATTCCCCTCGCCTATTTTACCGCTTTGGTGTTGGGTTGGTCTTTAGAGTGGGTATTAATGATTGTGCTATTAGAAGAACTGGCCAAGATAATTTTAACCAGCCAACGAATTCAGTCTAAGAAGTGGATTAACAACCTAATAGAAGAACCTGAGCACATTCCTATTTAA
- the nrdG gene encoding anaerobic ribonucleoside-triphosphate reductase-activating protein has translation MNYHQYHPIDVVNGPGTRCTLFVSGCVHQCRGCYNQSTQRLDSGHLFTQELQDQIIADLNDPRIKRRGLSLSGGDPLHPANVSEVLKLVQRVKAECEGKDIWMWTGYELDELDEKQKQVLEYVDTLIDGRFEQDKADPMLDWRGSSNQIIHRFTDL, from the coding sequence ATGAATTATCACCAATATCACCCAATCGACGTTGTAAACGGCCCAGGAACACGCTGCACCTTGTTTGTGTCGGGTTGTGTGCACCAGTGCCGTGGGTGTTATAACCAATCGACACAAAGGTTGGACTCTGGGCATCTGTTTACTCAAGAACTACAAGACCAAATTATCGCTGATCTCAATGATCCTCGAATAAAGCGTCGTGGTTTATCGCTTTCTGGTGGTGACCCTCTGCATCCGGCAAACGTGTCTGAAGTGCTTAAGCTTGTTCAGCGTGTAAAAGCGGAGTGCGAAGGTAAAGACATTTGGATGTGGACTGGCTACGAGCTAGATGAGCTGGATGAAAAGCAGAAGCAAGTATTGGAATACGTTGATACCCTGATTGACGGTCGTTTCGAACAAGATAAAGCGGATCCAATGTTAGATTGGCGTGGTAGCTCGAACCAAATCATCCATCGATTTACTGACTTATAA
- the nrdD gene encoding anaerobic ribonucleoside-triphosphate reductase: MKSIVIKRDGSRAPFSRDRIQAAVEAASDKADKEIAIYALNVALAVELKLEDYDEVHISEIQTMVENELMQGPYKSLARAYIEYRHDRDIAREKQSALTREIEGLIEESNVDLINENANKDGKVIPTQRDLLAGIVAKHYAKTHILPRDIVQAHECGDIHYHDLDYAPFFPMFNCMLIDLKGMLTHGFKMGNAEIDTPKSISTATAVTAQIIAQVASHIYGGTTINRIDEVLEPYVMASYEKHLSLAKEWDIHSPEAFAISRTEKECYDAFQSLEYEVNTLHTANGQTPFVTFGFGLGESWGSKLIQQSILKNRIAGLGKNRKTAVFPKLVFAIKDGLNHQKQDPNYDIKQLALECASKRMYPDILNYDKVVEVTGSFKTPMGCRSFLNTYEENGELIHEGRNNLGVVSLNLPRIAINAKQNMAKFYELLDEKLKLARRALETRISRLENVKARVAPILYMEGACGVRLKADDSIADIFKNGRASVSLGYIGIHEAMTALYGTDVHLYDDGEMRTKALELVEYMKREVESWTKETGYAFSLYGTPSENLCSRFCSIDTKEFGVIDGVTDRGYYTNSFHLDVQKKVNPYDKIDFEMPYPEISSGGFICYGEFPNMQKNIEALENVWDYSYTRVPYYGTNTPIDECYECGYNGEFDCTSKGFTCPKCGNHDSTKVSVTRRVCGYLGSPDARPFNFGKQEEVKRRVKHL, encoded by the coding sequence GTGAAATCAATCGTAATCAAGCGTGATGGCTCAAGAGCTCCATTCAGTAGAGATCGCATCCAAGCTGCAGTGGAAGCAGCATCAGACAAAGCCGATAAGGAAATTGCTATTTATGCTCTGAATGTGGCATTGGCAGTTGAGTTGAAGCTCGAAGACTACGATGAAGTTCATATCTCTGAAATTCAAACTATGGTCGAGAACGAGCTAATGCAGGGACCTTATAAGTCTCTGGCTCGTGCCTACATTGAATATCGTCATGACCGCGACATCGCACGTGAAAAGCAAAGCGCTTTAACGCGTGAAATCGAAGGCCTGATCGAAGAAAGCAATGTTGATCTGATCAATGAGAATGCCAATAAAGATGGCAAAGTTATCCCAACTCAGCGTGATTTGCTGGCGGGTATCGTGGCTAAACACTATGCGAAAACTCACATTTTGCCGCGTGACATCGTACAAGCTCACGAGTGTGGCGACATCCACTACCACGATCTAGACTACGCACCGTTCTTCCCAATGTTTAACTGTATGCTTATCGATCTGAAAGGCATGTTAACGCATGGCTTCAAGATGGGTAACGCGGAAATCGACACACCTAAGTCTATTTCTACGGCAACAGCGGTAACCGCGCAAATCATCGCGCAAGTAGCGAGCCACATTTACGGCGGCACGACGATTAACCGCATCGATGAGGTTCTTGAACCTTACGTTATGGCGAGCTACGAGAAGCACCTATCGCTAGCAAAAGAGTGGGACATTCATAGCCCAGAAGCTTTTGCTATCTCTCGTACTGAGAAAGAGTGTTACGACGCGTTCCAATCTCTGGAATACGAAGTAAACACGCTGCATACAGCTAACGGTCAAACACCATTCGTTACGTTTGGTTTTGGTCTAGGCGAAAGCTGGGGTTCAAAACTTATCCAGCAATCTATCTTGAAGAACCGCATTGCAGGTTTAGGTAAGAATCGCAAAACAGCCGTGTTCCCTAAACTGGTCTTTGCAATCAAAGATGGCTTGAATCACCAGAAGCAAGATCCAAACTACGACATCAAGCAATTGGCGCTTGAGTGTGCATCTAAGCGTATGTACCCAGACATTCTTAACTACGACAAAGTAGTAGAAGTGACAGGGTCATTTAAAACGCCTATGGGTTGCCGTAGCTTCTTGAATACTTACGAAGAAAACGGTGAGCTGATTCATGAAGGACGTAACAACCTAGGTGTTGTTAGCTTGAACTTGCCACGCATTGCAATTAACGCAAAACAAAATATGGCTAAGTTCTACGAACTGCTTGATGAAAAACTCAAGCTAGCTCGTCGTGCGTTAGAAACTCGTATTTCGCGTCTAGAAAACGTGAAAGCGCGTGTTGCTCCAATCCTATACATGGAAGGCGCGTGTGGCGTTCGCTTGAAAGCAGACGACTCTATTGCCGATATCTTCAAGAATGGTCGTGCATCTGTTTCTCTTGGTTACATTGGTATCCACGAAGCAATGACTGCACTTTACGGCACTGACGTTCACCTTTACGACGACGGCGAAATGCGTACAAAAGCGCTTGAGCTGGTGGAATACATGAAGCGTGAAGTGGAATCTTGGACCAAAGAAACTGGTTACGCGTTCAGCCTATACGGCACTCCAAGTGAAAACCTATGTAGCCGTTTTTGCAGCATCGATACCAAAGAGTTCGGTGTGATTGATGGCGTAACAGACCGTGGTTACTACACCAACAGCTTTCACCTAGACGTACAGAAGAAAGTGAACCCATATGACAAGATCGATTTCGAGATGCCTTATCCTGAAATCTCTAGCGGTGGTTTTATCTGTTACGGCGAATTCCCGAACATGCAGAAGAACATCGAAGCACTAGAAAACGTATGGGACTACAGCTACACACGTGTTCCTTACTATGGCACCAACACGCCAATTGATGAGTGCTACGAATGTGGCTACAACGGTGAGTTCGACTGTACAAGTAAAGGCTTTACGTGTCCTAAGTGTGGCAACCATGACTCAACGAAAGTATCGGTAACACGCCGTGTTTGTGGTTACCTTGGTAGCCCTGATGCACGACCATTTAACTTCGGCAAGCAAGAAGAAGTTAAACGTCGCGTGAAGCACCTTTAG